The genome window TGGAACGACCAGTTCGCCCTTTCCCTGGATCCTGAAAAGGCCATGGAATTCCACGACGAAACCCTCCCCGGAAACCAGGCCAAGTCCAGCCATTTCTGCTCCATGTGCGGTCCCAACTTCTGCAGCATGCGCATTACAAAGGCTATCCGCAACTTTGTGGATACCGGCGACATCGGCGACGTGTAAACGCTGCAAGATGGTTGCTATGAAGTCATGCTGACGAATGTCAGCATCGGCTGTGCTGGTATCTTTCGTGAACAAAATACTCACAATTTGTGATTGCGGCTGGCATTTTAAAGTTATATATTACCTCGTAGGTTTAACCTGCGAGGTTTTATGATTTTAGACGAAACTTTTAAATTGGCAAATGGCGCCCGTATTCCGAAAATTGCCCTAGGCACTTGGCAGACCCCCGATGACGTGGCCGCGTCTGCCGTAGTGGCAGCCATTGACGCAGGTTACAAGCATATCGATACTGCTGCTGTTTACGGTAACGAACGTGGGGTAGGCGAGGGTCTCGCCGCCGCTCTCAAGAAAACGGGCATCCACCGCGAAAGCATTTTCCTTACTTCCAAGATTCCCGCAGAAGTCAAGAGCTACAAGGGTGCCGAACAGAGCATTCAGGATAGTTTTGAACGCCTGGCCACACCCCATATTGACATGATGCTTATTCACTGGCCCAAGCCCTGGATAGAGATGAAGGATCCTAACGCACCCACCTACTATGCAGAAAATCTGCAGGTGTGGAAAGCCATGGAAGAAGCTAACGAATGTGGTAAGATTCGTTGCCTGGGTGTTTCCAATTTCAGCATTGACGATATCAAGAACATTCAGGACAATTGTAACGTTCAGCCGGTGGTAAACCAGATCCGAGTTCACATCGGTCACGTTCCTCTTGAGTTGATTGAATTCTGCCGTATCAACAACATCCGCGTGGAGGCTTATTCTCCCAATGCCACGGGTCGCCTGTCTCAAGTGCCTGCGATTTGTGAAATGGCCAAGAAATACAACGTCTCTGTTCCGCAGTTGGCAAACCGCTTCTGCCTCCAGCTGAATCTGGTCACTCTTCCCAAGTCCACTCACGCTGAACGCATTATCGAAAA of Fibrobacter sp. UWR4 contains these proteins:
- a CDS encoding aldo/keto reductase; the encoded protein is MILDETFKLANGARIPKIALGTWQTPDDVAASAVVAAIDAGYKHIDTAAVYGNERGVGEGLAAALKKTGIHRESIFLTSKIPAEVKSYKGAEQSIQDSFERLATPHIDMMLIHWPKPWIEMKDPNAPTYYAENLQVWKAMEEANECGKIRCLGVSNFSIDDIKNIQDNCNVQPVVNQIRVHIGHVPLELIEFCRINNIRVEAYSPNATGRLSQVPAICEMAKKYNVSVPQLANRFCLQLNLVTLPKSTHAERIIENGKLDFEISADDMEQLLQMPEI